The genomic stretch TTTTCCTCATTGTGTTGGATCACTGGATGGGAAACATGTTGTATTGGAATCGCCTATTAATTCTGGATCTGATTTCTATAACTATAAAGGAACGTACAGTATTGTATTAATGGCCGTCGTAGATGCAagtaaaagatttatatttgttgATGTGGGATGTCAAGGGAGAATATCAGATGCAGGAGTATTCAGAGACTGCAAAATAAACTCTATGATGGAAGAAGGTACTTTGAATTTACCTTCACCGATACCATTGCCAGGCAGAAGAGTCAATTTGCCATATTTATTTGTAGGTGACAAAGCCTTtccattaaaagaaaatttaatgacGCCATACGATGGTACACATCCCAGGGGCTCACAAAAAAGAATTTACAACTGTCGTTTAAGCCGGGCTCGTATTACTGTCGAACATACATTTGGTATTATGGCATCTGTTTTTAGAGTTTTGAAGAAACCAATGCTGTTGCAGCCACACAAAGCGCAAATAGTTTTGATGGCCATTGCACATTTGCATAATTTTTTGAGAGAAAAATCTGAATTGTATCATACATTACGTCCGAACGAGACCGAAGAGTATACTCGTTCCTGGTTGCCACTTCGCCCTATGGCAACAAGAAATAATTCAACACCCaaagaaataagaaatgaaCTCTCTGATTACTTTATGAAAGAAGGCAAACTTCAGTGGCAAAATAAATACtgttaattttacttacaaaatcGAATTGTGTGCATTGCGTAGAATCTCGCCGATTTCGTGGTTTATCACGATCCATCAAAAAAGACATTGCTTCATAAGCATaccatttacttttataaacttCAGATGCtcctttaaaaaagaaaaatcaaaaatgaGTGTGTTAATTACCTACTACtaatagtaacattataatataactaccTACTTATGTGATAACTAAttagtacaaaaaaaattaccttttcCAGTACCTTTGCCTTTCTTGGTTTTATTTTTCTCCCTTCTAAAAGCGCTGATTTGAAGCACATTTGTGTTCAAACATTTTGCTATTTCTGACCAGGCATCATTTTTcaagtcatttttataataatttatatcagtcGGATCCCATAATATTGGCTTTTGTTTATAACaatctataaacaaaattgtgttCTCCACGTTCCACTGAAAATTTTCTTCGTCGGCCATGACTGGGAAACTTAgggatgtttttaataataaacatagcaCGCGAATAACCTTGACGGCTACTCGTCGAGAACTGAGGTACGGGTAGGACCTCTGCCGCCCCGCACCCCGCCCAGATCTAGGTACCTATACGAACAGTTTTGTTGCGTAACATTTATTAAAGCTCTTCGAACACCGTCCATACAGAACACACTACAAGGATCGCCGCGAACATGTTTGACGAACAGAGTGTTCGATGTTCGATAGTGGTACGCACGTGCGAACCAAGTTGTTGCGTGTCATGTAACGCAACAAATTTGTTCGTACGTGCGTACGCGCCTTGAGCAATTTTGCCTGGGCCTCCAATTTTCTGAAGACTTTTTCATAATTTTCCAAATAATATACTACGATTGCTTCCCGGCAGTAGCTGTACCAGTCAGCAATCGTAGCTTGAGATACTACAGCTTCTCTCCAATGTTTCGTCTCCTTTCGTGCCAATTCGTAAGTATATTTCTCACTAAATAAATCAAAGGTAGTGGATACCTTGAGTTTTCGAACCATGTTCCCAATACCCTACTGTAGGATTTGGTTCGGCATTTGCCTTTTCGGCAAAAAAAGTTGCCCACTTGACCATGACTCGTGGTTTCACTCAATTTCATTGATTGCTTGTGGTATGTACACATTTTGGAAGTTGGCAGTAAGCCTCGCTGCTCAGCGAAAGCAATACATTGCTCATGAGTACCTGAAACAATATGAAGAAATTCCACTGTTATATACCAAGTTCAAGTACTTTATAGTGAATATTTTGATGACGTTCATTAAGTTAATAAGTTTATTACTTAAGGCTTAAAACTGTGAATTTAGATAAACGAAAGGTTAAAATGACTAACTTACCAAGTGtcgaaaatatcatataaaggtTCCACTGCGAACGAATCTCGTCCGCATACAAGTTTATGCGTTGTCCACTGGAACCAGAAGACGACGGCTGCTCTGGCATATCCCGGGACGAACCAGGTGTTGGTTCAACGGAACAAACAGGTGTTGGTTCGGCCGAACCGGAGTTCAACTGCACTACAGTCAACTC from Vanessa cardui chromosome 28, ilVanCard2.1, whole genome shotgun sequence encodes the following:
- the LOC124541569 gene encoding uncharacterized protein LOC124541569 — encoded protein: MSLPKPQALLSTPSSPKELTVVQLNSGSAEPTPVCSVEPTPGSSRDMPEQPSSSGSSGQRINLYADEIRSQWNLYMIFSTLGTHEQCIAFAEQRGLLPTSKMCTYHKQSMKLSETTSHGQVGNFFCRKGKCRTKSYSRVLGTWFENSRYPLPLIYLVRNILTNWHERRRNIGEKL